The genomic window TCGCGATGATCCTGATCTTCGTCGCGTAACTTGTCGCCCAGTTCGGGCCGGGGATGACCCGGCCCGCAACCGGACAGGATTGAAATGCCCCAGATCTCCCAGCTCGCCGAGACGTATGCATCCCAGATCTTCTGGCTGCTGCTGACGTTCGGCTTCGTCTTCTTCGTGGTCGGCAAGATGATGCTGCCCAAGGTGCTGTCGACCGTCGACGCGCGTGACCAGTCGGTCGCGGGCGATCTCGCGGCGGCGGAAGCCGCGCGCGCCGCGGCGGACCAGGCCGAGGAAAATTGGCGGGTTCAGGAGAATGCGGCGCGCGAAGCCGCCCAGAAGCGTATCGCCGAGGCGCGCGCCAAGGGCAGCGCCAAGGCCGAAAAGACCCTCGCCGCGG from Sphingomonas sp. includes these protein-coding regions:
- a CDS encoding ATPase, which produces MPQISQLAETYASQIFWLLLTFGFVFFVVGKMMLPKVLSTVDARDQSVAGDLAAAEAARAAADQAEENWRVQENAAREAAQKRIAEARAKGSAKAEKTLAAAGAKNDAKLADAEARIADASKAAMAEIEAVAADAAADIVARISGAKVTSAEAKTAVKAALNG